GTACCGGGGGCGATCAACGCCGCCGTCACTCACCACGGCGATTCCGCGTTGTCCGGCAACGTATCCGCCTGGCTCGCCGGACACTCTGGCCGTTCCGCCCCGAGCCTCTCAATCAAAACGTTGCCTTCAACTGAACCGTGATGTCAACATCGCTTTTCGATGGGCGGAGCCTCAAAACAAGCGGCGCACCGCGGCTCATAGCAGTCAGCGCCGCCAACCATTTTCTGGCCCGTGATCGGGGCTACTCGCTGAGTGTGATCCGCGGGCCTGCCACATCTTGCGCAGACCGCCTGAAGACGAATGACGCGATCGGCTGTTCCTGCAAGCCCTGGCATCGGTCCGAACGGCAGGCCCCACGAGTCCAGATCCAGCCCCGCCACAAGAACCTCCTTGCCGGCGACGACCAGCTCTCGGCAGACGTCGACCAGATCTTCGGCAAAAAACTGCCCCTCGTCGATCGCCACCACCTCGGCCACCTTGGCCAGATCTGCAATTCGCGACGCCTCCGGCACGGCCATCGCCCTGAAGCGTCGGCCTGTATGCGACGCAATGTCGCGATGACAGTAGCGGTTATCGGAACTGTGCTTGAAGGCGGCGGTCGCCCGGCCCCGTCGGGCAGCTTCCTCGAGCTGCGAAACCAGAAACTCGCTCTTGCCGCTGAACATGCAGCCCACGACGACC
The Phycisphaerae bacterium DNA segment above includes these coding regions:
- a CDS encoding thymidine kinase, which produces MTDGREQGNRGSLTVVVGCMFSGKSEFLVSQLEEAARRGRATAAFKHSSDNRYCHRDIASHTGRRFRAMAVPEASRIADLAKVAEVVAIDEGQFFAEDLVDVCRELVVAGKEVLVAGLDLDSWGLPFGPMPGLAGTADRVIRLQAVCARCGRPADHTQRVAPITGQKMVGGADCYEPRCAACFEAPPIEKRC